Proteins co-encoded in one Arachis hypogaea cultivar Tifrunner chromosome 13, arahy.Tifrunner.gnm2.J5K5, whole genome shotgun sequence genomic window:
- the LOC112792094 gene encoding ras-related protein RABA6a produces the protein MADAFDEECDYLFKAVLIGDSGVGKSNLLSRFAKDEFRFDSKPTIGVEFAYRNIKIADKLIKAQIWDTAGQERFRAITSSYYRGALGALLVYDITRRSSFENARKWMVELREFGGKDMVVILVGNKCDLEQTREVEEEEAKGFAEREGLCFMETSALKNLNVDQVFLQMITRIHDSTSHKSLDVKADQEKQITLSDAKEIHIDAANEVTATKQTSYYYCCST, from the exons ATGGCTGATGCATTTGATGAGGAGTGTGATTATCTGTTCAAAGCTGTTCTGATTGGGGACTCAGGGGTTGGGAAATCAAATCTGCTATCAAGGTTTGCAAAAGATGAATTCCGGTTTGATTCAAAGCCCACTATAGGAGTCGAATTTGCTTACCGCAACATCAAAATTGCAGACAAACTCATCAAAGCACAGATATGGGACACTGCCGGCCAAGAACG GTTTAGAGCAATCACAAGCTCATATTACCGAGGAGCATTAGGGGCATTGCTAGTGTATGACATAACAAGGCGATCTAGTTTTGAGAACGCGAGAAAATGGATGGTGGAGTTGAGAGAGTTTGGGGGGAAAGACATGGTGGTTATTCTGGTGGGGAACAAGTGCGATCTGGAACAAACAAGGGAagtggaggaagaagaagcaaaagGGTTTGCAGAGAGAGAAGGATTATGCTTCATGGAAACCTCTGCTCTCAAGAATCTGAATGTGGACCAAGTTTTCCTGCAAATGATCACAAGGATTCATGACAGCACAAGCCACAAGAGTTTGGACGTCAAAGCGGATCAAGAAAAACAAATTACTCTCTCCGATGCCAAGGAGATACACATAGATGCTGCTAATGAAGTCACTGCAACTAAACAAACTTCTTATTATTACTGCTGTTCAACATGA